The window CTGTGCAGCGACAGAGGCCACACCGGCAGACAGAAGGCACTCTCCCACCGGGGGCGTGATGGCCCCAATACTGAGTATCTCCACCTCCAGGGTCACCGACCAGAAGCCCGACCCAGAAGGCCTGTCCCCTGGGAGGCTGAGATTACCCCAGGATGGGCTTTCTTCCACCAAGAACCACCGAGTTCTCGGTACAGTTCCAGTTGTTCTGGGGAGAACCAGTTCCCCGGGAGCAGAGCGAGGCGTGAGGCCGGGCTGGAAAGGAGAGCGCGCGCCCCACCGACCTGGACGGCAACACCGCACCAGGAGCTACACACTCGGGCAAGAGCTGGGAGCCAGAAAAGCACGTCCGACCAGGTCGTGGGCAGAGAAAAGGTTTAAGAAAACTAGAACAGTGCCACGTGAGCTCATGTGGCACCCCACGGCCTGCCACAGCTGCAGGCGCGCTCCCACATTCACTCCCACAGCCTCACGCCCGTGCACACCCCCCACTCGTACCCAAAAAGGAAGAGCCTCTCCACAGGCTGCTTCGTCGTGGGGACCCCTGAGGGCTCTGAGGACATGGAACCACAGTTCTGCTGAACCTCGGGCACAGGAGTATCAGGACCCAGAcgtattttagccattttggctGACATTTCGCTCTCTGTCCTGGTTTGGTTCTCCGTAAGCGCATCAGCAGCAGGCGGCTCTAACAAGTCATTCGCGGCATCCGTTCTTGATGTGAAGCTCTTCCTGTCCCTAGTTTTTCCGTTTTTATTTGGTGTCTTGGGAAAATTACTTCCTAGGTCTTGCAATTGCAATTTATCGAACTCAACCGATAAGCCGGAGACCGGCGAGATGAGCGCTTCTCCAGCGCCTGGGGCCTCCGGCCTCTTCCTGCCCGGGGTCCTGCTGCCGCTCAGGGGGCCACAGAACCCATTCCTGCTGCCGTGGGGACTGGTCAGAGTGGACGCTTCTATAAGGTTGGTCTCCTGCTCCAAGGGAAGGATGTCACACTTCGAGACCCCAAAAGTGCTAACTGTGGGCTGGGTGTTGTTTCGAGCCGTGTTCTGTCGATTTTTAATCTCCTCCAAGCTCAGGTCGTCGTCGTCATCCAGAAACGCCCTCACAGAGATGGAATTGCTGCACTTCCCAGCCCCAGCACGGCCTACAAGGGAAAGAGCAGCTCCTCTGAGGGGTGGGTGACACAGTCCGCGAGGGATCATGCGGTGCAGCCGCAAATCCCCAAGACCAGCAGCCAACGGCCTCCCCTTCAGATCCACCTGCTCAGACTCCCAGAGAGCGCCTGCGCTGCCCGTTGGGAAAAGCCAAGCAAGACCCCGCACAGGGACATGGCAGCGTCCAGCCCCCACCTGCAAAGGCAGGAAAATGAGACCAAGGTCAAGGGCAGGCCTGCGTGAGGCGGGACAGGCCTGCGTGGGGCGGGACAGGGGCTGGTCCCTCCCGCCTGACTCGCTAGGACACCCGGAGCCGAGAACACGAGCGGCTGACAGAAGTAGCAGGCGCCGGCTCTCCACACGGACGTGCTTGCTGGGGTGCGCCCACAGGGCAGGGCCAGGTCCCGAGAACCCACAGACCGCTGTGCGTCCTCACCAAAGGTAGAGGGGTTCTCCTGACGACAGGCCTCATCTGCTCCCGAGTCTTGTGGGGCCTTTTTGCCTGCCTCCTGGTGACGGAGATATTCTTCTAGCTTTTGCAGACCCTCCTGGGAAGACAGATCAACAAAACAGCCCAGAAAGTCCCAGTATTCGACCCAGGGGTACCCCAGCTCACGAGCCAACTCCCTGCAAGAGTAAGACAATGCATCAGTCGGAAAACACGGAACGGACCACACAGAAAACAGCCACACTGTGTCAGAAGGGCCAAGCAGTGCCTGGAGTGTCGGCTGTGACTCTGACCGTATCGTAAATGTGGCGTAAAACAGTACTCGGCGTTTTCTCAAGCACGGCCAGACTAATAAGCAGGTTTCGGACACGGGCCGCCACACTGTGCGCACTGAAGCCATGGCGAGAGAAGGGGCCGCGGCCACCCCACGCGCACCACACGCTACAGAGGCAACAGGTCAGACGTGAATCCCTATCACCAGAATAGCCATCCTGTTTCCTTAAAACAACTGTATGAAGTTGGAGAGAATTCTGGTTTTGTTTAGGCACAAAAGCTCAAGCTGGGAATCTAAAATTAAGTCTATATTTTGAGACACAAGTTTTAAAACAATTCAGTGTAGCTTTAACACTGTTATCTAGATTTCTGACTATGGAGAAAACACTTTTCATGGACTTTTTACTAGCAGCTTCTGGCCACACCGCCTCCTGTGTTTTATTTCCTGCTCTTTTGCCAAGCGACACCCCCCGTACGGCCATCATACAAAACGCTGCCATGAGTCTCTGCCTGGAGAGGGACCGCCAGAACCTCTGCCACTAGTGTGCGACGTCTGCAGGAGTCAGACCGGAGGGAAAAGGCTttacacccctcccccaaccccatgagCACTTCCCAGGTATGACTGATTTGCAGCTGGAACAGCTCTCTGTCCTCAGCCAACACAGAAGCATGCAACATACAAAACGACACTGCCACTCAGCTCCGGTCCCGCCGTGCTAAAGCCAGTACCTTCCCACCCTCTCCATGCCTCTTTCTGGATCCGTCTTCCTGACATTGTGAaagaagcctgctttctctcgaGGTGGCGTTTTCCAGAGCTTGCGAAAATCTTCCGCCTGAGGAGAAAACGTCCTGAGCTGTGCTATGCCCCCAAGTCGCGGGCAGCACCAGCACCAGAGCCCACGGAGTGCCTCCCGGCACCCTTCCTTGGCCTCACACCCTGGGCAACGTGCCCTCCTGTGTGGCAGCTGGACAGACCGCAGGGCCACGTTAGGACAGCAGCACCGAGGGGCTCTGGCAAGGCTCCACAGCCTCCCTCTTAGGGGCCCAGGCTGGGCTGTGAGGGTCAGAGCTGCCACACGGAGAGCCTCAAGTCACTTTCCCATCACACAAGAGGAAAATGAGTGTTTATGTTTTTAAGTCACTCAGAGTTTTGTTTTATGCAACCAGATCTAACCTACCTGATAACACCTGTTCCTGGAGACACTTCCGTAACTGCAAGTAACTAGTTATTTACAACTATCAACACTGCCGCGTGGCTGGCAcagctggtgaagcatctgactcttggtttcagctcaggtcatggtctcaaggtttgGGACCCAGGCCTGTGTCAGGCCTCgcgtcagtggggagtctgcttgggattctccctctacccctgctctcttgctctcaaataaatacatttttaaaaataagataattattcttaaatattaataCAGTAGGTCTCCTCTTAtgagtttgtttttaagattttatttttgagttatcTCCACACCCAccgtggggctcaagctcacaaccctgagatcgagtcacaCGTTCCACCAACCAcaccgcccaggcgcccctttaaaatCTCTAACGAGAAAGAGGGCACACAGCCTGGGAAATACCTCAGCCCTGAACGTGAACTTCACAGTCGGCACACTGCGGCCATACACGCCCCCAAATCCGGGAGTGGACAGCCCAGCCCGACTGGCACGTGGCACGGGAAGGGCCGTGACATGGACAGAAGGGCCAGGCGATGATGGCGGCTGCCCAGGTAAACTAGGCTTCTCTGAAGCGTGGGCTCACCACCACGTTCATGCCGGCTCACCGGTGAGGGACAGCTCAAGGCACTCCTGTTCCTCCCGCAGATGTCCTTCAAGCCCCGTCACCAGACACTGGGGTTCCACGAGCCCCGGTCCGGAATACCCAACACTCCTGGTGGGGAGAGCCAGGAGCTGGCTCCCAGAAGCTTCTACAGTAGCTCACCTTGGACGGGCTCAAGGGCCCCGCAAAGGCTCGCAAGGTCAGAACAGGATCTCTGGGGCCGCCTCCCCCGTGGCCGATATGGGAGGTCTCGGTCGTCTGGTCTGAAGACCACAACTCCCCAATCACAGGAGACGATGTGTCCTCGGCTCTCAGGAGCGGCACGTAGTAGCGGCCTGCGAGGAGGAGACAGCCCAGGTAAGGCGTCTGCTTGGGCGTGGCCCCGCGTCAGCGGCTGCATCACCGTCACCGTCACCGTCACCGAGGAACACCAGGGGCTTCGCAAATGATCAGTGATGAAGAGTGTGCAGAAGCTCCGAGCCAGAGCTTCTGGGCAAGAGGCCGGTTTCTGCCAGACCCACTGAACTAGCCCCATGTTCTTCCTCCCCTGGAGGACGGACAGGAAGGCAGGGCAGACACCCCTCTTTAGTCCCACATACTCTGTGTGCCAACAAGATTAGCAGAAGCGGGGGCCCAAGAACCACGAAAGGAGAGACAGGCCATGGCGCAGAAGGCGGCACCCAGAAGGGCTGACAGGGCGCTGCTGACGAGCCGAGCCAACGCCAGACCAAAGGGCTCCTTCCACCCTCTGCCCCGGCGATGTGCAGGCTGCGTTCAGGGGGCGGGAACCAGAGGGACCACCACGTGGGATCCCTGCAGACATCACGGGGCGATGCCATGAGCACCAGTCTGACGACAGACAACCTGCCGTCTCCCAGAGACGGTCAAGGCTTCCAAGGAGGGATTGTATGACAACAAGTGGCGTGCGAGCTGGGGGTCCAGGAGCAGGAGATCACCCTGGGAAGGGCTGCCACCCTGAGAGCGGAGCTTGCTCCTGCCGCGTAAGGCCAGGCTCGCGCAGTCCAGGGCCTTCCCACTGGCGGTCCTCACCGCCCCCGCGCCAGGCCCCACCTTACCCTGTAAGTACTCTCTAATGCGCTCCTTCAGCTCCACAGacttatttctgcttctttcaCAAATCACCTGTTTTAAAAAGACACAGTATGTGAACAGTCTGTATCTTAATTTCTcacattttcccccaaaataattttataaaagcaaCTTTTAAAACTAACGAAGCAAGGACTGTGTCCTAATGCTGAAAACCTCATGAAGCCCACAATCAGAAGACATGTGCTGAACAAAACGGTCTTTCTTCCAGAATGTCCTGTGAAAGCTGCAGTGGTCAGGACGAGAACAAACTCTATGGGTGAACTTTGTCTTTCTTCGTGCTCAACTACACACTCCAGTTTTATGCCCGGAGAGGCACCATTGGTCAGGGCGGAGACAGGCCGACAGGCCACTAATGTTTAGCAGCAAGAGCTCCCCGGCCTGGGCCTGTCCGTGGCTGTTGTCTGGCTTGATTATAGCAGAATTCCTACTTAGCATGCCACACAGTGTTTTCTTCTTGCTACTACAGGAGTCAACTTTCCCCCTTAGAGAACTGTAGCAACGAGAACATTTTCGCTAGAATAAAAAACCAGTACCCTTCAAAAACTGAAGGAGCCACAAAATTGCCATCTCCTGCCAGCCTGTGAGAGAAAACAACTCTATTGTGTCCTGTCAGCAGcgcaacttatttttttaaatgtgtaaccGATTGTGACAAATGGCAAATGCTTTAGGAATAGCCCTTAACAAGTgacaaatatattgaaaaaacacacacactcatgcacacaaaAAGTTgagtcagacacatgaaaaaaaacagtaatttctGAGTTGTTGAACGGTgaattttctctctttgcttatgtGTACTCTGAAGGTTCTACAGAACATAAGCACTACTTAGGAAGCCACAGCAGCTACAAAGGCGGCGTTCACGACCAGCCTGGAGCCCTTACAGATCCCATCTCAAAGGGGTGCCTGGTCCAGGTCAGCAAGCCAATAGCTCCAGCGCAAGGAACCAGATCGCCCACCTAGCTCTTGTCAGGtccacctccccaacccccacctcccaggcACAGATGtacctctctctgccctctctagAGCCCATTTTGCTCAACTGCCAGTATCAATCCTCACAAGACTTGTGTGGGTCAGGTGAGAACACCGGGGAGGGCTTAGGACAGCACCTGGTACGGAATGAGCTAAGCACATGTCAGCCGCTTTCAGCACCACCAACCTCATCACGACCACCATCCTCACCAGCTTCCCACCACCTCCATCACCTTCACcatcaccacctcctcctcctccactccctGACTCCCTGGTCAACCGAGGTATGCACAGAGAGAACCTGATAAAAAACCCATGagctggggcacccgggtggctcagtgggttaaagcctctgccttcggctcaggtcatgatctcagggtcctgggatcgagtcccacatcgggctctctgctcggcggggagcctgcttccccctctctctctgcctgcttctctgcctacttgtgatttctgtcaaataaataaataaaatcttaaaaaaaaaaaaaaaagcaactcatGAGGTGCTGAGAACGAATGACCaccagtttcaggaaaataaaatcagccAACATGGGCAGTTTACTCCCTCCTGATTCTACAGAACCGTCTTCTTCTTCACGGTGCATCTTACTCAGTAATCATGGCTCTAAGGTGCGCCCACGAGGCAAACACGTTCACACAGTCAGTACTGGGACTGTACAGTAGCTATGAACAAGACTACGAGTTCACATATTTTCATGCCTAACACTAGAGGAACAGCATTTTAATAGATACTTACATCTTCAGGAGTTTTATCAAACTTATTCCTTGGATTTTTTACAATCAAAGGGTGTGAAGAAAGCACGTTGACCACATCTGCATTCCCAAACTTACAAGCAAAGTGCAACGGCGTGTCATAACCCTgagaaagatgcagagaaagagtatttcttatttaaaaatgtttgtttcctAAGGTTGTTTACGATAAAAATAGGTATttaacagaacaaacaaaaaccctcaaaatcCGAAGACCATAAAAAGACGCTGGTACTCTCTCTGAGGCCTGACCGGCGCATCAGCACGTGCCCACTCTAAGCCAGGGCTGGAGGCCAGGCCGGCGCCCCAGTTACTGTTGCCAGCGTTGGGGGGGTGCCAGGCCCGGGGGAGTTTATAAGTGAACAAGGGCAAGACACCTGCTCAGTAAACAGCGCTTTAAAGACTCAGGCCCAGTACAGAGTTATGTAATTGATGCTCAAAAGAGGAAATGAGCAGGGGCACCTGTGACTCGTGATTTCCGTTCGGAGCACGATCTCAGAGCTGTCAGACTGAGCCCACATCAGACTcggcgctcagcacagagtctgctggagtgtctctctccctctctctctgcccttcccccacttgtgctgtttctaaataaataaaaataatcttaaaaaaaaaaaaggtgagataaACAAGTAGAGGCAACACCCAGAATAAAACAAAGTCTATGAACGCAGTCTGTACCCAAAGAAACTCTCTCTAGCGGCTAATATCTAGTAAACGAAACTCTCCACTCCTGACCCCGGGATGCTTGTCAATGCTCTCACTTGCCCTTAGTGGCACCCCTCCCCAGATACCTTCAACTAAGGCCTTAAGATCCGTGCGCCTTAGTGTAACAGCATCCTGTGACCGACAACTATAGAGCAAATGACTTTTGGGTCCCCTCACTTGAATGACCACAGGCTCAAATGCAGCACAGCCAAAACAGAACCCATTCATGTCTATCAGAGCGGGGACACGGCCACGCAGTCCACCTGTGATTACCAAGCACGGCAGATCCCAGCTCTGAAGTCCCTGGGAGGTGTCTCTGCCCTCCACATGCTACGTACGCCTGCCATCCCCTTAGTTTCTCGTCCAGGCTGCCAAGACTCCTCATGGACCTTGCTTAAAAGCACTCAAACTGCCAGCTTGTCCACAAGTCCTCCTCTAGGTGACCCGACCGATCTTGTATGAGCAAGTAACCTCAAGGCAGCACCCATCCCCTGCTCCACAGCCTCTAGGACCATCTCATCATTCACATCCACTGCCCCCGTGAACCCGGAAACATCTAGGTGCCTGCCTACAGCAGCCCTCTCTAACTGCATCCCGCCCCTAGGTGCCTGCCCACAGCAGCTCTAACTGCATCCCGCCCTCTTGTCCAGCTTGGCAAACCTTCTCAGCTGAGGGCCAGAAACCAAACATTTAGAATGAGcatagctgtgttccaataaagctttatttacaaaaacaggctgtCCTTTGCTAGACCTGCCCTGGTGCCTTCTCCAAGTTACAACTTTGATTCACAGTGTACCTGAGACAACTCCAGGCCTGTGGCCCAAGCTCTAGAAGCCTGACCTCCCCTGCCAGGCCTGCGGCAGTGGGAGGACCATGGTCACTGCAGATCGGGGACAATGTTCTCACTCATTCAGAGCATCCAAAAGGACCTCAACACCACTGCTCCTTCCAGCCACGGCTCTTTTTCACGCCACAGAACGCCCATCTCTAACCTGCTTCCAAATGTGCACACCTGACCGCAACCTCTCTCCTCACCCCTGCTGGAAACTGCTGCTCCCGCATAGACAGCCGGGTCTGGGTTCTTCCAATGCTGCCGGCTGGCACAGCCCTGCTTCTCACCGCGCTGGTCTGTGGTGCCCGTGACTTCTGACACGTTTGTGGCCAACAACTGAACTTACTCCAACTCTTGGTGAGTTATGGTCAAAGACGGCTTGTAACGCCCCAGAAGGTATTAAGTGGTCCCCATGCACGTGCATCTGCGCATTTTCTGTGAATACTGCACAGACATCAGGGAaaactgtgtttctctctcataTGTTCCAAATCGCACTTCCTGATTGTACTAATCCAGTCAGGAGCCCTTCCTGAGTCCGCTCACCCTTCGTTTGAACGGACATAACTCTGATTTCGCTCCTTTGTCTTTACACTTATGTTGCTTTCATAtaatcattgttttcttttacttccttctaTAATTCTGCTATCTTGGCCAAATTTATCTttattcccccttttctctcttgttGATTTAAAAGTTATCTTGGgagggggtggctcagtgggttaagacctctgccttcggctcaggtcatgatctcagggtcctgggatcgaaccccacattgggctctctgctcagcgggaagcctgcttcttcctctcccactccccctgcttgtgttccctctctcgctgtgtctctgtcagataaataaatacataagttagTCTTGATTTGCAATTCTGGAGTTCAACGTGTCACATTCAACACGTTGTCATGAAACAGTGGTGCCCCACTCCAACATGcttctgctactccctctcctgcCAACCAGTTTTTCAAACTCCTAGGCTTGCTCAGAGCTTATAATCCTTGGCTCTAAGCTATCACTGGATTCTGTCTCATAATACATAAAATGTCTTATAAATACGTAAAGTGCTTCTGTTGAGAAATTTTTACGTAAGCATGTGCACCATTAAAAACCctttcaagggacgcctgggtggttaagcggctgtcttcggctcaggtcatgatcccagcgtcctgggatcgagtcccgcatcgggctccttgctcagcagggagcctgcttctccctctgcctctgagtactactctgtctgcttgtgctcactttcactcctctctctctctgacaaataaataaataaaatctttaaaaaaaaaaaaaaaaaaaaaaccctttctatAGGAAATATTCCTATTattaagtggaaaaagaaaaaggtagtaTGTAGATACCTAGAATAAAAAGTACTAAAACCCCTtcaattctctttctttaaattccGACACTGGCTCATCCTCCCATCAAAGCCCAGCTCAGGCCGCTCTGGAAGGCCAGGAGGGACCTGTCCTTGCACACAGCTGGGACTCCGGTTGCCCAGCATCGGGGGTGGGCGGGAGGGAAGGACTCTCGCGTGTGACTGGCTGTCGCCCACCCCTTCCTAAGCTGGCCGAGCTCCGTCGCCGCGCACCTCCCGTCCACACGCCGCAGGACGCAGTGGACGCTCACGGGGACAGCCGCGACGGGCGAGCACGTCGGTGGGGCCCGCTCACCGCTTTGTCCGGCGTGTTCAGGTACAGGTCCACGATGTAGCAGATGCGCTGCTGCAGCATGTGCGGCTCGTCGTCGGGGTACATGAGCCGCATAAACTCGGGGTTCTCCAGGGTCTCCAGAGTCAGCTGGCAGATAGAAGCCTGGTTCTCTTTGGCAGCGACATGCAGGACGTTGTACCTACACCCTTCCTGAAAGAAAAGTGCGCGTGCTGAGCCTCGTTTCCGTCGGCCGCGGCTGGCCGAGGCAAGAGCCCTCGGAGCAGGCTTACCTGCACAATGGTCGGATTGTCGCCGGAGCCGATCAGGTACCGGGGGTTACTCCAGGTCAGATCCGAAAAGAGGTCGTCTTCTCCCATCTCCACAGCTTTTCGGAGTCTGGAAGTGAGATCTTGAGTACGGGGGGTTTTGTAACTGTTTGCTCGTTCTCTGTTGATAGTTTCTGACTCTGAGGAGTACACGGCATCTGTCATTAAGAGACAGAATTTAAGAACGTTGAATTTCACAAACATTTTCTCATTGCCCACTGTGTGCTACACTGAGGGCCACGAAAATCTCTCCCACGGAAGCTTAAAACCTAGTTGGGGGTAACATGA is drawn from Mustela lutreola isolate mMusLut2 chromosome 11, mMusLut2.pri, whole genome shotgun sequence and contains these coding sequences:
- the ANKLE2 gene encoding ankyrin repeat and LEM domain-containing protein 2 isoform X2, giving the protein MLWPRLAAAEWAPLVWELLGASVLLLAVRWLVRRLEKRPRGPGRSGPPAPPPGAPTDSASDPGEMTMDAILARLKLLNPDDLREEIVKAGLKCGPITSTTRFIFEKKLAQALLERGRTLPSHPPGCDTSSATALSQDAQKMSKSAVESQAEQVGLSEDRDFGYSVGLNPPEEDVVTSKTCSVPFSAATGVSGHKAVTTASAEPPLYYGVCPAYEDTPARNERIHVYEDRKEALQAVKMIKGSRFKAFSSREDAEKFARGICDYFPSPSKASSPLSPVKITSVFSIGGVKDAVYSSESETINRERANSYKTPRTQDLTSRLRKAVEMGEDDLFSDLTWSNPRYLIGSGDNPTIVQEGCRYNVLHVAAKENQASICQLTLETLENPEFMRLMYPDDEPHMLQQRICYIVDLYLNTPDKAGYDTPLHFACKFGNADVVNVLSSHPLIVKNPRNKFDKTPEDVICERSRNKSVELKERIREYLQGRYYVPLLRAEDTSSPVIGELWSSDQTTETSHIGHGGGGPRDPVLTLRAFAGPLSPSKAEDFRKLWKTPPREKAGFFHNVRKTDPERGMERVGRELARELGYPWVEYWDFLGCFVDLSSQEGLQKLEEYLRHQEAGKKAPQDSGADEACRQENPSTFGRAGAGKCSNSISVRAFLDDDDDLSLEEIKNRQNTARNNTQPTVSTFGVSKCDILPLEQETNLIEASTLTSPHGSRNGFCGPLSGSRTPGRKRPEAPGAGEALISPVSGLSVEFDKLQLQDLGSNFPKTPNKNGKTRDRKSFTSRTDAANDLLEPPAADALTENQTRTESEMSAKMAKIRLGPDTPVPEVQQNCGSMSSEPSGVPTTKQPVERLFLFGEEPSKLDRDVLAALECTEVDPQRYPAVHRWRSAVLRYSPADRQSWPSPALKGKLESQQLDVGGPHSCSPGRSPGKPGPASHSPGLGSPGRYSPAHGSHLRRMAHLAQLTAL
- the ANKLE2 gene encoding ankyrin repeat and LEM domain-containing protein 2 isoform X4, with the translated sequence MLWPRLAAAEWAPLVWELLGASVLLLAVRWLVRRLEKRPRGPGRSGPPAPPPGAPTDSASDPGEETGLEFAQRVQGHMVTAVTCPTRSAWCWLGCKDRTPFRLAQVRKVDAAHGHGNGEMTMDAILARLKLLNPDDLREEIVKAGLKCGPITSTTRFIFEKKLAQALLERGRTLPSHPPGCDTSSATALSQDAQKMSKSAVESQAEQVGLSEDRDFGYSVGLNPPEEDVVTSKTCSVPFSAATGVSGHKAVTTASAEPPLYYGVCPAYEDTPARNERIHVYEDRKEALQAVKMIKGSRFKAFSSREDAEKFARGICDYFPSPSKASSPLSPVKITSVFSIGGVKDAVYSSESETINRERANSYKTPRTQDLTSRLRKAVEMGEDDLFSDLTWSNPRYLIGSGDNPTIVQEGCRYNVLHVAAKENQASICQLTLETLENPEFMRLMYPDDEPHMLQQRICYIVDLYLNTPDKAGYDTPLHFACKFGNADVVNVLSSHPLIVKNPRNKFDKTPEDVICERSRNKSVELKERIREYLQGRYYVPLLRAEDTSSPVIGELWSSDQTTETSHIGHGGGGPRDPVLTLRAFAGPLSPSKAEDFRKLWKTPPREKAGFFHNVRKTDPERGMERVGRELARELGYPWVEYWDFLGCFVDLSSQEGLQKLEEYLRHQEAGKKAPQDSGADEACRQENPSTFGGGWTLPCPCAGSCLAFPNGQRRRSLGV
- the ANKLE2 gene encoding ankyrin repeat and LEM domain-containing protein 2 isoform X1 produces the protein MLWPRLAAAEWAPLVWELLGASVLLLAVRWLVRRLEKRPRGPGRSGPPAPPPGAPTDSASDPGEETGLEFAQRVQGHMVTAVTCPTRSAWCWLGCKDRTPFRLAQVRKVDAAHGHGNGEMTMDAILARLKLLNPDDLREEIVKAGLKCGPITSTTRFIFEKKLAQALLERGRTLPSHPPGCDTSSATALSQDAQKMSKSAVESQAEQVGLSEDRDFGYSVGLNPPEEDVVTSKTCSVPFSAATGVSGHKAVTTASAEPPLYYGVCPAYEDTPARNERIHVYEDRKEALQAVKMIKGSRFKAFSSREDAEKFARGICDYFPSPSKASSPLSPVKITSVFSIGGVKDAVYSSESETINRERANSYKTPRTQDLTSRLRKAVEMGEDDLFSDLTWSNPRYLIGSGDNPTIVQEGCRYNVLHVAAKENQASICQLTLETLENPEFMRLMYPDDEPHMLQQRICYIVDLYLNTPDKAGYDTPLHFACKFGNADVVNVLSSHPLIVKNPRNKFDKTPEDVICERSRNKSVELKERIREYLQGRYYVPLLRAEDTSSPVIGELWSSDQTTETSHIGHGGGGPRDPVLTLRAFAGPLSPSKAEDFRKLWKTPPREKAGFFHNVRKTDPERGMERVGRELARELGYPWVEYWDFLGCFVDLSSQEGLQKLEEYLRHQEAGKKAPQDSGADEACRQENPSTFGRAGAGKCSNSISVRAFLDDDDDLSLEEIKNRQNTARNNTQPTVSTFGVSKCDILPLEQETNLIEASTLTSPHGSRNGFCGPLSGSRTPGRKRPEAPGAGEALISPVSGLSVEFDKLQLQDLGSNFPKTPNKNGKTRDRKSFTSRTDAANDLLEPPAADALTENQTRTESEMSAKMAKIRLGPDTPVPEVQQNCGSMSSEPSGVPTTKQPVERLFLFGEEPSKLDRDVLAALECTEVDPQRYPAVHRWRSAVLRYSPADRQSWPSPALKGKLESQQLDVGGPHSCSPGRSPGKPGPASHSPGLGSPGRYSPAHGSHLRRMAHLAQLTAL
- the ANKLE2 gene encoding ankyrin repeat and LEM domain-containing protein 2 isoform X3; this encodes MTMDAILARLKLLNPDDLREEIVKAGLKCGPITSTTRFIFEKKLAQALLERGRTLPSHPPGCDTSSATALSQDAQKMSKSAVESQAEQVGLSEDRDFGYSVGLNPPEEDVVTSKTCSVPFSAATGVSGHKAVTTASAEPPLYYGVCPAYEDTPARNERIHVYEDRKEALQAVKMIKGSRFKAFSSREDAEKFARGICDYFPSPSKASSPLSPVKITSVFSIGGVKDAVYSSESETINRERANSYKTPRTQDLTSRLRKAVEMGEDDLFSDLTWSNPRYLIGSGDNPTIVQEGCRYNVLHVAAKENQASICQLTLETLENPEFMRLMYPDDEPHMLQQRICYIVDLYLNTPDKAGYDTPLHFACKFGNADVVNVLSSHPLIVKNPRNKFDKTPEDVICERSRNKSVELKERIREYLQGRYYVPLLRAEDTSSPVIGELWSSDQTTETSHIGHGGGGPRDPVLTLRAFAGPLSPSKAEDFRKLWKTPPREKAGFFHNVRKTDPERGMERVGRELARELGYPWVEYWDFLGCFVDLSSQEGLQKLEEYLRHQEAGKKAPQDSGADEACRQENPSTFGRAGAGKCSNSISVRAFLDDDDDLSLEEIKNRQNTARNNTQPTVSTFGVSKCDILPLEQETNLIEASTLTSPHGSRNGFCGPLSGSRTPGRKRPEAPGAGEALISPVSGLSVEFDKLQLQDLGSNFPKTPNKNGKTRDRKSFTSRTDAANDLLEPPAADALTENQTRTESEMSAKMAKIRLGPDTPVPEVQQNCGSMSSEPSGVPTTKQPVERLFLFGEEPSKLDRDVLAALECTEVDPQRYPAVHRWRSAVLRYSPADRQSWPSPALKGKLESQQLDVGGPHSCSPGRSPGKPGPASHSPGLGSPGRYSPAHGSHLRRMAHLAQLTAL